TGGGGCTGGTCCCCAGGAACTTCTGGGTCACCCGGCGCAGACCGCTGTCGGACGAGTAGCCGCAGGCGTGGGCGACGCTGAGCACGGTGCGGCCCGGGTCGTCCAGGAGCTCGGCGGCGAGCAGGATCCGCATCCACGCCAGCAGCTTGCGCGGCGGCGGGAGCTCCGCCCGCTCGCACCAGCGCAGCAGCGTCCGGCGGGACAGGTAGAGCGACTTCGCCAGGTCGCGCCCGTGGCCGCCGACCGCCACCACCTCCGCGGCCGCGTCCAGGATGGCGCGCGCGCGCCCCGGGGTGTCGGGGGGGAGCACCTGCTCCAGCAGCGCCCGGAGCGGCCGCCCCTGCGACTGCCGGAAGCGCTTCAGCAGCGCGAGCTGGGTGTCGTCGTGGTCCAGCGAGACCACCTCCACCACCCCCCACTTGCCCAGCGTGCGCAGGTCGTCGAAGCGGTCCGGCGTCACGTCGAAGGCGGCGAACACCGCGCACGAGGGGAACTCCACCAGCAGGGA
This genomic window from Longimicrobiaceae bacterium contains:
- a CDS encoding helix-turn-helix domain-containing protein — translated: MKIGARPLVVLHWDEEFRERIRRISERDYVFQAVPDWESLREAVRDSPPSALVVVDPYSDTNGRSGPSAALRSLLVEFPSCAVFAAFDVTPDRFDDLRTLGKWGVVEVVSLDHDDTQLALLKRFRQSQGRPLRALLEQVLPPDTPGRARAILDAAAEVVAVGGHGRDLAKSLYLSRRTLLRWCERAELPPPRKLLAWMRILLAAELLDDPGRTVLSVAHACGYSSDSGLRRVTQKFLGTSPTTLREKGAFSRASAAFLKVLAKYRKGQVLGV